A portion of the Tenacibaculum todarodis genome contains these proteins:
- a CDS encoding NADP-dependent malic enzyme, whose protein sequence is MSDSRKRHEALLYHAKPKPGKIEVVPTKKYATQHDLALAYSPGVAEPCLEIEKDKNNVYKYTAKGNLVAVISNGTAVLGLGDIGPEASKPVMEGKGLLFKIFADIDVFDIEVDATDVDKFVETVKAIAPTFGGINLEDIKAPEAFEIERRLKEELDIPVMHDDQHGTAIISAAALKNALEINGKDISKVKIVVNGAGAAAISCTRLYLKLGVKRENVVMCDSKGVIRKDRANLTTQKAEFATDKDVETLEEAMHNADVFIGLSMGNVVTPKMLLSMAKNPIVFAMANPDPEIGYDLAIDTRDDIIMATGRSDHPNQVNNVLGFPFIFRGALDVRATAINEEMKMAAVHALADLAKKSVPEQVNIVYDEVSLSFGKEYIIPKPFDPRLIYEIPPAIAKAAMDSGVALEPILDWDKYREELMERSGSGSKEIRLLHNRAKSNPKSIVFAEADHLDVLKAAQRVHEEKLGKPILLGRKDLILELKEEIGFTADVPIIDPKTDEEKERRTRFGEAYWNTRQRKGRTLSEAKKLMRERNYFAAMMINEGEADALVTGYSRPYPTVVKPMLELIERDKGVSRIAATNLMLTKQGPMFLADTTINVNPTAKDLAKICQMTSQLAKMFGMKPNVAMLSFSNFGSSNTETSRKIRDAVSYIHRHFPHVNVDGEIQADFALNSEMLAKEFPFSKLNGKKVNVLIFPNLESANITYKLLKQIDKAESIGPIILGFSKPVHVLQLGASVDEMVNMAAVAVVDAQNKENRAKLKN, encoded by the coding sequence ATGAGCGATTCTAGAAAAAGACACGAAGCTTTATTATACCATGCAAAACCTAAACCAGGGAAAATTGAAGTTGTACCTACAAAAAAGTATGCAACACAACATGATTTAGCTTTGGCATATTCTCCAGGAGTAGCAGAACCTTGTTTGGAGATTGAAAAAGATAAAAACAATGTTTACAAATATACTGCTAAAGGAAATTTAGTAGCTGTAATTTCTAACGGAACCGCAGTATTAGGTTTGGGTGATATTGGTCCAGAAGCCTCTAAACCAGTAATGGAAGGGAAAGGTTTGCTGTTTAAGATTTTTGCAGATATAGATGTTTTTGATATAGAGGTTGATGCAACTGACGTAGACAAGTTTGTAGAAACAGTTAAGGCTATTGCGCCAACTTTTGGGGGAATAAATTTAGAAGATATTAAAGCGCCAGAAGCTTTTGAAATTGAAAGAAGATTAAAGGAAGAGCTAGATATTCCTGTAATGCATGATGACCAACACGGAACCGCAATTATTTCTGCGGCGGCATTAAAAAATGCGTTAGAAATTAACGGAAAAGATATATCTAAAGTTAAAATTGTAGTAAACGGAGCTGGAGCTGCGGCAATTTCTTGTACACGTTTGTATTTAAAACTAGGTGTAAAAAGAGAAAATGTTGTTATGTGCGATAGCAAAGGTGTTATCAGAAAAGATAGGGCTAATTTAACGACTCAAAAAGCAGAATTTGCTACAGATAAAGATGTAGAAACTCTAGAAGAAGCAATGCATAATGCAGATGTTTTTATTGGTCTTTCAATGGGGAATGTAGTAACTCCAAAAATGTTATTATCAATGGCTAAAAACCCTATTGTGTTTGCAATGGCAAATCCAGATCCAGAAATTGGGTACGATTTAGCAATAGACACAAGAGATGATATTATTATGGCAACAGGAAGATCAGATCATCCTAACCAAGTTAATAATGTGTTAGGTTTTCCGTTTATTTTTCGTGGAGCGCTAGATGTTAGAGCAACAGCAATTAACGAAGAAATGAAAATGGCTGCTGTGCATGCTTTGGCAGATTTAGCAAAGAAATCGGTGCCAGAACAAGTAAATATTGTGTATGATGAAGTGAGTTTATCCTTCGGAAAAGAATATATAATTCCAAAACCATTTGATCCACGTTTAATTTATGAAATTCCACCAGCAATTGCTAAAGCAGCAATGGATTCTGGAGTAGCTTTAGAGCCAATTTTAGATTGGGATAAATATCGCGAAGAGTTAATGGAACGCTCAGGAAGTGGAAGCAAAGAAATTAGATTACTACATAACCGAGCTAAAAGTAACCCTAAAAGTATTGTTTTTGCAGAAGCGGATCATTTAGATGTGTTAAAAGCTGCACAAAGAGTACATGAAGAAAAATTAGGAAAACCAATTTTATTGGGAAGAAAAGACCTTATTTTAGAACTAAAAGAAGAAATAGGCTTTACAGCAGATGTGCCAATTATAGACCCAAAAACGGATGAAGAAAAAGAGAGAAGAACTCGTTTTGGAGAAGCCTATTGGAATACAAGACAGCGTAAAGGAAGAACTTTGTCTGAAGCAAAAAAGTTAATGCGTGAACGTAACTATTTTGCTGCAATGATGATAAATGAAGGCGAAGCTGATGCTTTGGTTACAGGATATTCTAGACCTTATCCAACGGTTGTAAAACCAATGTTAGAGTTAATTGAAAGAGATAAAGGTGTTAGCCGTATTGCAGCAACTAATTTAATGTTAACAAAACAAGGCCCAATGTTTTTGGCGGATACAACTATTAATGTAAATCCAACTGCAAAAGATTTGGCTAAAATTTGTCAGATGACATCTCAGTTGGCAAAAATGTTTGGTATGAAACCAAATGTAGCAATGTTATCTTTTTCAAACTTTGGCTCTTCAAATACAGAGACTTCTAGAAAGATTAGAGATGCGGTTTCTTATATTCATCGTCATTTTCCACATGTAAATGTTGATGGAGAAATTCAGGCAGATTTTGCGTTAAATTCAGAAATGTTAGCAAAAGAGTTTCCTTTTTCTAAATTAAATGGTAAAAAAGTAAACGTGTTAATTTTCCCTAACTTAGAATCGGCAAATATTACCTATAAATTATTAAAACAAATTGATAAAGCAGAGTCTATTGGGCCAATTATTTTAGGATTTAGTAAACCTGTGCATGTTTTACAATTAGGTGCAAGTGTAGATGAAATGGTAAATATGGCTGCAGTTGCAGTTGTGGATGCGCAAAACAAAGAAAACAGGGCAAAATTAAAGAACTAA
- a CDS encoding DUF5686 and carboxypeptidase regulatory-like domain-containing protein codes for MKKITTLLFVFISIAVFSQIRGTVTDTNNKALSFVSVYLDGTVTGTTTNDNGEYILPIKKTGNHTLIFQFLGYKTLSKKVKIESFPYNLSVKLTEEEFVLEEVLISSEEDPANKIIRNVIANKEKNTDKMAAYTAKFYSRGLFKIKDAPEKILGQTLGDFGGGLDSTRSGIIYLSETISNISFQKKPQKFKEHIIASKVSGRDNGISFNRAEEANFDFYQNQVVVADANLVSPIANNAFGFYKFKLEGIFYDKNGKLINKIKITPKRENDRVFTGFIYVVEDDWMLYGVDATVTGTQVNITAVDKLHFKLNYNFSEAQKTWILISQTVDFKIGMFGFNINGRFSAAYSEYDFAPNFTDKTFTNQVLSFEKQATKKDSVYWNKLRPVPLTIEETKDYTIKDSIKIVRKSKKYLDSVDVKRNKLNWLSPITGYTYRNSYKDWRVSFNSPLTSINFNTVKGYNATVGLSYFKRLNDEGKWWNTGVDLNYGLSEKKLRPVFYFNKKWNNLKRPRLNVSGGISTPQFNNRNPISKLYNSFNSIFWERNYLKIYEKTYARVGYSQEAVNGILVNGSLEYANRKPLFNTTNYSAINRDNVSYTANNPQLFNEHKIWSLNVGANITFGQKYLLYPNRKFNMDSNKYPSLYIGYRKNFGADNEQLNSDLFTARLRQNITVGNLGDFRYNIRSGIFLEKKNIALMDYLHANGNLLKLTPNNNHTNRFNLLDYYAFSTNDKYAEMHVEHNFKGAILGKIPLIEKLNFHLVGGAKALFTADRKPYTEYSVGIDNIGWGKWRVLRVDYVRSNYNGQTNNGFVFGVSLF; via the coding sequence ATGAAAAAAATTACTACACTACTTTTTGTATTTATTTCTATTGCTGTTTTTTCTCAAATTAGAGGAACTGTAACGGATACAAATAATAAAGCACTGTCTTTTGTTAGCGTTTATTTAGACGGAACGGTAACCGGAACTACAACAAATGATAATGGAGAATATATTTTACCAATTAAAAAAACTGGTAATCACACTTTAATTTTTCAGTTTTTAGGCTATAAAACACTTTCAAAAAAAGTAAAAATTGAGAGTTTTCCATATAATTTAAGCGTAAAACTAACAGAAGAAGAATTTGTTTTAGAGGAAGTTTTAATTTCTTCGGAAGAAGATCCTGCAAATAAAATTATAAGAAATGTAATTGCAAACAAGGAGAAAAATACCGATAAAATGGCTGCTTATACTGCCAAATTTTATTCTCGTGGCTTATTTAAAATTAAAGATGCTCCAGAAAAAATATTAGGACAAACTTTGGGGGATTTTGGCGGCGGATTAGATTCTACAAGAAGTGGAATCATCTATCTTTCTGAAACCATTTCTAACATTTCATTTCAGAAAAAACCTCAAAAATTTAAAGAACACATTATAGCTTCTAAAGTTAGCGGGCGCGACAACGGAATTTCTTTTAACAGAGCTGAAGAAGCTAATTTCGATTTTTATCAAAATCAAGTTGTGGTAGCAGACGCTAATTTAGTTTCACCAATTGCCAACAACGCTTTTGGATTTTACAAATTTAAATTAGAAGGAATCTTTTATGATAAAAATGGAAAACTCATCAACAAAATAAAAATAACACCAAAAAGAGAAAATGACCGTGTTTTTACCGGATTTATCTATGTAGTTGAAGACGATTGGATGTTGTATGGAGTTGACGCAACTGTAACCGGAACACAAGTAAACATTACTGCGGTTGACAAATTGCACTTTAAATTGAATTATAATTTTTCTGAAGCACAAAAAACCTGGATTTTAATTTCTCAAACGGTAGATTTTAAAATAGGAATGTTTGGTTTTAATATAAACGGTCGTTTTTCGGCAGCTTATTCTGAATATGATTTCGCTCCAAATTTTACGGATAAAACATTTACAAATCAAGTATTATCTTTTGAAAAACAAGCCACAAAAAAAGATTCTGTTTACTGGAATAAATTACGTCCAGTTCCTTTAACTATTGAAGAAACTAAAGATTACACCATAAAAGACAGCATTAAAATTGTTAGAAAGTCTAAGAAATATTTAGATTCTGTAGATGTAAAAAGAAACAAACTAAACTGGCTTTCTCCAATTACAGGTTACACGTACAGAAATTCTTATAAAGATTGGAGAGTTAGTTTTAATTCGCCATTAACAAGTATAAATTTCAATACCGTAAAAGGGTATAATGCAACAGTAGGATTAAGCTATTTTAAACGCTTAAATGATGAAGGGAAATGGTGGAATACTGGCGTAGATTTAAATTATGGTTTATCAGAAAAAAAACTGAGACCTGTTTTTTACTTCAATAAGAAGTGGAATAATTTAAAACGACCAAGATTAAATGTTTCTGGAGGAATTAGTACGCCACAATTCAATAATAGAAATCCTATTTCTAAATTATACAATAGTTTTAATTCAATTTTTTGGGAACGTAATTACTTAAAAATTTACGAAAAAACTTATGCTAGAGTTGGTTACTCTCAAGAAGCGGTAAACGGTATTTTAGTAAATGGTTCTTTGGAATACGCAAACAGAAAACCGCTATTTAATACCACAAATTATTCAGCAATTAATAGAGATAATGTTAGCTATACAGCTAACAATCCACAATTGTTTAACGAGCATAAAATTTGGTCTTTAAATGTTGGCGCAAACATAACTTTTGGTCAAAAGTATTTACTGTATCCAAATAGAAAATTTAATATGGATAGCAACAAATATCCTTCTTTATATATTGGATATCGCAAGAATTTTGGAGCAGATAATGAGCAATTAAATTCCGATTTATTTACCGCAAGATTGCGCCAAAATATTACTGTTGGTAATTTAGGAGATTTTAGATACAACATACGATCAGGAATCTTTTTAGAAAAGAAAAATATTGCTTTAATGGATTACCTTCATGCAAACGGAAATCTATTAAAACTAACACCAAACAACAATCACACAAACCGATTTAACTTACTAGATTATTATGCTTTTAGCACTAACGACAAGTACGCAGAAATGCATGTAGAACATAACTTTAAAGGAGCTATTTTGGGTAAAATTCCACTAATTGAAAAACTAAACTTTCATTTAGTTGGTGGCGCAAAAGCATTGTTTACAGCAGATAGAAAACCGTACACAGAATATTCAGTTGGTATTGACAATATTGGTTGGGGGAAATGGCGTGTTTTACGTGTAGATTATGTGCGTTCTAATTATAACGGACAAACAAACAATGGTTTTGTTTTTGGTGTGAGTTTGTTTTAA
- a CDS encoding MoaD/ThiS family protein, whose amino-acid sequence MKIKILLFGITSDLLETSSLDFEVATNSSVENLKRELLIKYPQLKNIESYAIAVNESYADNTLTLQENDVVAIIPPVSGG is encoded by the coding sequence ATGAAAATTAAAATACTCCTTTTCGGAATTACATCTGATTTACTAGAAACTTCATCTTTAGATTTTGAAGTTGCCACTAATAGTTCTGTAGAAAATTTAAAACGTGAGTTATTGATAAAATATCCACAGTTAAAAAACATAGAAAGCTATGCAATTGCTGTAAATGAAAGTTATGCAGACAATACTTTAACGCTTCAAGAAAACGATGTTGTTGCAATTATTCCGCCTGTTTCTGGAGGATAA
- a CDS encoding DUF3817 domain-containing protein, with product MKNIFRIVSFFEGVSYLLLLFIATPIKYLQGDASYVKMLGMPHGILFMLYIVLAIVIKKEMNWSNKTLGIVLLCSIIPFGTFYMDKKYLK from the coding sequence ATGAAAAACATATTTAGAATTGTTAGTTTTTTTGAAGGAGTTTCTTACTTGTTATTGCTTTTTATAGCAACACCAATAAAGTATTTGCAAGGTGATGCATCTTACGTAAAAATGCTTGGAATGCCACACGGAATTCTTTTTATGCTATATATTGTTTTGGCAATTGTAATTAAAAAAGAAATGAATTGGAGCAACAAAACACTAGGAATTGTATTGTTGTGTTCTATTATTCCTTTCGGAACTTTTTACATGGATAAAAAGTATTTGAAGTAA
- a CDS encoding molybdenum cofactor biosynthesis protein MoaE: MSKTSIKVTSKKLDLQECYNFVTHDSCGGIAAFVGTVRNDTQGKEVTQLDFSTYKPMAIKEIQKIADLALEKFKIERIAIHHAEGMLQIGEVPVIITASGKHRKAAFDACQFAIDTLKETVPIWKKEHFSDGEVWVNAHP, encoded by the coding sequence ATGTCTAAAACTTCAATAAAAGTTACGTCTAAAAAACTCGATTTACAAGAATGTTACAATTTTGTAACCCACGATTCTTGTGGTGGAATTGCTGCGTTTGTTGGTACTGTTAGAAACGACACACAAGGAAAAGAGGTTACTCAGTTAGATTTTTCTACCTACAAACCAATGGCGATTAAAGAAATACAAAAAATTGCTGATTTAGCGTTGGAGAAATTTAAAATTGAAAGAATTGCCATTCATCATGCAGAAGGAATGTTGCAAATTGGTGAGGTTCCTGTAATAATTACCGCGTCTGGAAAACATAGAAAAGCAGCTTTTGATGCTTGTCAGTTTGCTATTGACACATTAAAAGAAACAGTTCCAATTTGGAAAAAAGAACATTTTTCTGATGGCGAAGTTTGGGTGAATGCACATCCGTAA
- a CDS encoding MutS-related protein, producing MKNPIEFYTEVKSDLEGQAAVLKRKSINLSVFRFAVFLTTAFLVYLTFGKYPDVFIIAFLGILLFSFLVTKHIDLKRKRAIIDAKISLNTTEIKALNRDFHDLETGEKFINPSHFYSNDIDLFGKGSFFQFVNRTTTNDGQELLANTFTENNIDDIVKKQNSIKELSVKVQWRHHFAALASLVSVKNTSKSIVNWLTNYTAVFPKFLSIIQVAFSIASLMLIGLLSFGLISFSILVLWFFIGLAITGVFFKRTQKLYNDTNEVRKIFKQYHVLLNEIENEEFTSKILIEKQKIINSENKKASTIFKEFSKILDAFDQRNNILISVVGNGLFLSEIRNAVNAEKWIINYKHTVKDWFNIVAFFDAQNSLANFHFNHPKFVFPEISSANEIIKSSNLGHPLLDAKKRIDNDFLIDDEQFFIVTGANMAGKSTFLRTVSLSIVMANCGLPICADSFLYSPIKLITSMRTTDSLTEDESYFYSELKRLKFIVDEIKQEKYFIILDEILKGTNSRDKAIGSKKFVEKLTKSKSTGIIATHDVSLCELENEFSEIKNYYFDAEIIKDELHFDYTLKNGVCKNMNASFLLQKMEIV from the coding sequence ATGAAAAATCCAATAGAATTTTATACAGAAGTAAAATCTGACTTAGAAGGACAAGCTGCTGTTTTAAAAAGAAAATCAATTAATTTAAGTGTATTTAGGTTTGCTGTTTTTTTAACAACTGCTTTTTTGGTATATCTAACTTTTGGTAAATATCCAGATGTTTTTATCATCGCTTTTTTGGGTATTTTACTGTTTAGTTTTCTGGTAACAAAACACATCGATTTAAAAAGAAAAAGGGCAATTATTGATGCTAAAATATCCTTAAATACTACAGAGATAAAAGCGTTAAATCGTGATTTTCATGATTTAGAAACTGGAGAAAAATTTATTAATCCATCTCACTTTTACAGTAATGATATTGATTTATTTGGAAAAGGTTCTTTTTTTCAATTTGTAAATAGAACTACAACTAATGATGGACAAGAATTACTAGCAAATACATTTACAGAAAATAATATTGATGACATTGTTAAGAAACAGAATTCCATAAAAGAGTTGTCTGTAAAAGTACAATGGAGGCACCATTTTGCAGCTTTGGCAAGTTTGGTTTCTGTAAAAAATACATCAAAAAGCATTGTAAATTGGCTTACTAATTACACTGCTGTATTTCCAAAATTCCTATCTATAATTCAAGTTGCTTTCTCAATTGCATCTTTAATGTTAATTGGTTTGCTTTCTTTTGGTCTTATTTCATTTTCAATATTAGTTTTGTGGTTTTTTATTGGACTCGCCATAACAGGAGTTTTCTTTAAAAGAACGCAAAAATTATATAATGATACAAATGAGGTTAGAAAGATATTTAAACAATATCATGTATTGTTAAATGAAATTGAAAATGAGGAGTTTACTTCAAAAATATTGATAGAAAAGCAAAAAATCATCAATTCAGAAAACAAAAAAGCATCAACTATTTTTAAGGAGTTTTCTAAAATATTAGATGCGTTTGATCAGCGAAATAATATCTTAATTTCTGTGGTAGGAAACGGACTTTTTTTATCAGAAATTAGAAATGCGGTAAACGCAGAAAAATGGATTATCAACTATAAACATACTGTAAAAGACTGGTTTAATATTGTTGCTTTTTTTGATGCTCAAAATTCGTTAGCTAACTTCCATTTTAATCATCCAAAGTTTGTTTTTCCTGAAATTTCTTCAGCAAATGAAATTATAAAATCATCTAATTTAGGACATCCTTTATTAGATGCTAAAAAGAGAATTGACAATGATTTTTTAATTGATGACGAACAATTTTTTATTGTTACAGGAGCTAATATGGCTGGGAAAAGTACGTTTTTAAGAACCGTTTCCTTGTCTATTGTTATGGCAAATTGTGGTTTACCTATTTGTGCAGATTCGTTTTTGTATTCGCCAATAAAACTAATTACAAGTATGCGAACTACCGATTCTTTAACGGAAGACGAATCTTATTTTTATTCCGAATTAAAGCGATTAAAATTTATTGTTGATGAGATTAAACAAGAAAAATACTTTATCATTTTAGATGAAATTTTAAAAGGAACCAACAGTAGAGACAAAGCAATTGGTTCTAAAAAGTTTGTGGAGAAATTGACAAAATCGAAATCGACCGGAATTATAGCAACACACGATGTTAGTTTGTGCGAATTAGAAAATGAGTTTTCAGAAATTAAAAACTATTATTTTGATGCGGAAATTATTAAAGACGAATTGCATTTCGATTACACCTTAAAAAACGGAGTTTGCAAAAATATGAATGCTTCTTTTTTGTTGCAGAAAATGGAGATAGTTTAG
- a CDS encoding HesA/MoeB/ThiF family protein, translating to MKSTKKQLFKRQVTLQEVGEEGQQKLQNAKVLVVGCGGLGSPIAVYLASSGVGKIHLVDFDTVDITNLHRQVFFLLEDVGKSKAAVLSEFIKKRALFTEVSFSDYPITKENVFELISEYDIIVDGTDSLPTKYLINDACVLKDKPLVYGSLYKFDGYVSIFNTLQEDGTRSSNLRDAFPKMATDIPNCEEAGTLNPIVGMIAMQQVNEVLKWILKLDKLLIRQLLVYNFLQNTQLKMKLNNTVSKEQIQHIFANETYFDASCEIRNPDWLISADTLKSKINEVEIISVIANQEVEYPFKVDENIPLSQLEKSDFIPKENKEYVFVCQKGNSSYTATKLLKEKFPEATILSLVGGITNY from the coding sequence ATGAAATCAACAAAAAAACAACTTTTTAAACGCCAAGTTACACTTCAAGAAGTTGGAGAAGAAGGGCAACAGAAACTACAAAACGCAAAAGTTTTAGTGGTTGGTTGTGGAGGTTTAGGAAGTCCAATTGCAGTGTATTTAGCTTCAAGTGGTGTTGGTAAAATTCATTTAGTCGATTTTGATACTGTTGATATTACCAATTTACATAGACAAGTTTTCTTTTTATTAGAAGATGTTGGTAAATCAAAAGCTGCCGTTTTATCAGAATTTATAAAGAAGAGAGCACTATTTACGGAAGTTAGCTTTAGTGATTATCCAATCACAAAAGAGAATGTTTTTGAGCTAATTTCTGAATATGATATTATTGTAGACGGAACGGATTCTCTACCAACAAAATACTTAATAAATGACGCTTGTGTTTTAAAAGATAAACCCTTGGTGTATGGTTCTTTGTATAAGTTTGATGGTTACGTTTCTATATTTAACACTTTACAAGAAGACGGAACAAGAAGTTCTAATCTGCGAGATGCGTTTCCAAAAATGGCAACAGATATTCCAAATTGCGAAGAAGCTGGAACTTTAAATCCTATTGTTGGCATGATTGCTATGCAACAAGTTAATGAAGTTTTAAAGTGGATTTTAAAGTTAGATAAATTACTGATTAGACAATTATTAGTTTATAATTTTTTACAAAACACGCAATTGAAAATGAAGTTGAATAATACGGTTTCAAAAGAACAAATTCAGCACATTTTTGCAAACGAAACTTATTTTGATGCAAGTTGTGAAATTAGAAACCCAGACTGGTTAATATCTGCTGACACACTAAAAAGTAAGATTAATGAGGTGGAAATTATTTCAGTAATAGCAAACCAAGAAGTTGAATATCCATTTAAGGTTGATGAGAATATTCCACTTTCTCAATTAGAAAAGTCTGATTTTATTCCGAAGGAAAACAAAGAATATGTTTTTGTCTGTCAAAAGGGAAATTCAAGTTATACTGCAACAAAATTATTAAAAGAAAAATTTCCTGAAGCAACTATATTAAGTTTGGTTGGTGGAATTACAAATTACTAA
- a CDS encoding NTP transferase domain-containing protein yields MSKHKKHTNLERRNNDNFAPNEIAILGANCGVISDLVSEVSKKISDYKLAYFDASHAKDIEENTLSEYVFHHQGNVQITTSGNINKFQQRLDFSKFDYVFVNGNHYQGAKQILILDEAKEASVLKRLEQLDSIQFVIKLKKETAYFDFLVEKYPQIKNLICYTIDEVDKIANHINNLIQEKIAPIKGLVLVGGKSTRMGVDKSTLEYYGKPQKEFAKELLESNNIETFYSVQPFDSAQGDKEDANVISSAVEKSQEIHDTFLNLGPFGGICSAFQKDPNSAWIVLATDLPFVDKNLIRQLLKRRNSSKAATAIKGKDKDFPEPLITIYEPKAYPILLQYLAQGYSCPRKMLINSDVEIVEVDDAFIRNVNTSEEFEVAKKEIENL; encoded by the coding sequence ATGAGTAAACATAAAAAACATACAAACTTAGAAAGGCGAAATAACGATAATTTTGCTCCAAATGAAATAGCTATTTTGGGTGCAAATTGTGGTGTTATTTCTGATTTAGTTTCTGAAGTTTCTAAAAAAATATCAGATTATAAATTAGCTTATTTTGATGCTTCGCATGCAAAAGATATTGAAGAGAATACGTTATCTGAATATGTTTTTCATCATCAAGGAAATGTACAAATAACTACTTCTGGAAACATAAATAAATTTCAGCAACGCTTAGATTTTTCGAAATTTGATTATGTTTTTGTCAATGGAAATCATTACCAAGGAGCAAAACAAATTCTAATTTTAGATGAAGCAAAAGAAGCTTCTGTTTTAAAAAGATTAGAACAATTAGACAGTATTCAATTTGTGATAAAATTGAAAAAGGAAACTGCCTATTTTGATTTTCTAGTTGAAAAATATCCACAGATAAAAAACTTGATTTGTTACACAATTGATGAAGTTGATAAAATTGCAAATCATATAAATAATCTCATTCAAGAAAAGATTGCTCCAATTAAAGGTTTGGTCTTAGTTGGCGGGAAAAGTACCAGAATGGGAGTTGATAAATCGACTTTAGAGTATTACGGGAAGCCACAAAAGGAATTCGCAAAGGAATTGTTAGAAAGTAATAATATAGAAACCTTTTACTCGGTTCAACCTTTCGACTCCGCTCAAGGCGACAAGGAAGATGCAAATGTCATTTCGAGCGCAGTCGAGAAATCTCAAGAAATTCACGATACATTTTTAAATTTAGGTCCTTTTGGCGGAATTTGTTCTGCGTTTCAAAAAGACCCAAATTCTGCTTGGATTGTTTTAGCTACAGACTTGCCTTTTGTAGATAAAAACCTGATTAGACAATTATTGAAAAGAAGAAATAGCAGTAAAGCAGCAACGGCTATTAAAGGAAAAGATAAAGATTTTCCTGAACCATTGATTACAATTTACGAACCAAAAGCATATCCTATTTTGTTGCAATATTTAGCGCAAGGATACTCTTGCCCTCGAAAAATGCTAATTAATTCGGATGTAGAAATTGTTGAGGTTGATGATGCTTTTATTAGAAATGTAAACACTTCAGAAGAGTTTGAAGTTGCTAAAAAAGAGATTGAAAACTTGTAA
- the moaC gene encoding cyclic pyranopterin monophosphate synthase MoaC, which yields MNFSHLNSKGNPKMVNVSDKKITKRTAIAKATMFLGKEIISHFTNDELITKKGPVFQTAIIAGIQAVKKTSELIPMCHPLLINGVDVDINIVDEENIEVLCKVTIEGKTGVEMEALTGANITCLTIYDMCKSISQEMVIKEVMLLEKTGGKSDIKNE from the coding sequence ATGAATTTTTCACATTTAAATTCCAAAGGAAATCCTAAAATGGTAAATGTTTCTGATAAGAAAATTACCAAACGAACAGCAATTGCAAAAGCAACAATGTTTTTAGGGAAAGAAATAATTTCTCATTTTACAAATGATGAATTGATTACTAAAAAAGGACCTGTTTTTCAAACAGCAATTATTGCTGGAATTCAAGCAGTAAAAAAAACGTCAGAATTAATACCAATGTGTCATCCGTTATTAATTAATGGAGTTGATGTTGATATTAATATTGTAGATGAAGAAAATATAGAAGTGCTTTGTAAAGTTACTATTGAAGGTAAAACGGGCGTAGAAATGGAAGCTTTAACAGGTGCAAATATTACATGTTTAACTATTTATGACATGTGTAAGAGTATTAGTCAAGAAATGGTGATTAAAGAAGTAATGTTACTTGAGAAAACTGGAGGGAAATCAGATATTAAAAATGAGTAA
- a CDS encoding four helix bundle protein, translated as MKESIVQRKSFQFSLKIISLYKKLQIEKEFIISRQILRSGTSIGANIEEALAGQSKRDFTAKMSISSKEARETKYWLRLLKESDLTKIDVANELSDIHELIRILTSIVKTSQSNLTKN; from the coding sequence ATGAAAGAAAGTATAGTGCAGAGAAAGAGTTTTCAGTTTTCTTTAAAGATAATATCACTTTATAAAAAACTTCAAATTGAAAAAGAATTTATAATTTCAAGACAAATATTAAGAAGTGGAACTTCAATTGGAGCAAATATAGAAGAGGCTTTAGCGGGACAAAGTAAAAGAGATTTTACAGCAAAAATGTCAATTTCTTCAAAAGAAGCAAGAGAAACTAAATATTGGTTAAGGTTATTAAAAGAAAGTGATTTAACAAAAATTGATGTTGCTAATGAGCTTTCAGATATACATGAGTTAATTAGAATTTTGACTTCTATAGTTAAAACATCGCAAAGTAACTTAACTAAAAATTAA